The proteins below come from a single uncultured Dethiosulfovibrio sp. genomic window:
- a CDS encoding histidine triad nucleotide-binding protein codes for MSQSCPFCRIVSGELKADIVYEDETCLAFRDIAPQAPSHVLIIPKDHVPSASHVEDHVLWVSLMVAVREVVRRISPDSGYRLVVNCGEDAGQTVPHLHVHLLSGRPLGWPPG; via the coding sequence TTGAGTCAGAGTTGTCCCTTCTGCAGGATCGTTTCCGGTGAACTGAAGGCCGATATAGTCTATGAGGACGAGACCTGTCTCGCCTTCAGGGATATCGCCCCTCAGGCCCCTAGCCATGTCCTGATAATACCGAAGGATCACGTTCCCTCTGCTTCTCATGTCGAGGACCATGTCCTCTGGGTATCTTTAATGGTTGCAGTCCGGGAAGTCGTTCGCCGTATCTCTCCGGATTCAGGATATCGGCTCGTCGTCAACTGTGGCGAGGACGCCGGTCAGACAGTCCCCCACCTTCACGTCCACCTGCTTTCAGGTCGTCCTTTAGGATGGCCTCCAGGATAG
- the nrdR gene encoding transcriptional regulator NrdR produces MRCPKCAASETRVIETRTADEGRIVRRRRECPSCSSRFTTYERVDEKKLLWVFKKDGKREAFDRDKVFRGIRKACEKLPVSLERLEEAACRVEDRLLAEGAGEVSSVRIGEIVMEELADLDKVAYVRFASVYREFTDLTSFQNEISMLLDKRKPLR; encoded by the coding sequence ATGAGGTGTCCTAAGTGCGCCGCCTCCGAGACCAGGGTTATAGAGACCAGGACCGCCGACGAAGGCAGAATCGTAAGGCGACGGAGGGAGTGTCCCTCCTGCTCGTCTCGGTTTACGACCTACGAGAGGGTCGACGAAAAGAAGCTCCTGTGGGTGTTTAAAAAGGACGGAAAGAGGGAGGCCTTCGACAGGGATAAGGTTTTCAGAGGCATAAGGAAGGCCTGCGAAAAACTGCCTGTCTCCCTGGAGAGGCTCGAGGAAGCCGCCTGTCGGGTAGAGGACAGGCTTCTCGCCGAAGGGGCTGGGGAGGTCTCCAGCGTCAGGATAGGGGAGATAGTTATGGAGGAACTGGCGGACCTCGACAAGGTCGCCTACGTCCGCTTTGCCTCGGTCTACAGGGAGTTCACCGACCTGACCAGCTTTCAGAACGAAATATCGATGCTGTTGGATAAAAGAAAGCCTCTGAGATAA
- a CDS encoding ABC transporter ATP-binding protein: protein MADRPVILDAANLTMRFGGVTAVSDFSMAIQENRIVGLIGPNGAGKTTSFNMITGYYRPTEGSVSFLGQDITGLAPHKVCRMGVARTFQNIRLFKNETVLENVMIGAHIRQKSHWWQAPLNLPSFNKEEREVRDKAMELLERVDLHTVANERSESLPYGQQRRLEIARALATEPRFLLLDEPAAGMNPEESHVLMTFIRRLRDEFNLTILLIEHDMKVVMGVCEHIWVLDYGKLIAQGNPKEIQGDPRVIEAYLGEEYLADA, encoded by the coding sequence ATGGCTGATCGTCCTGTAATACTCGACGCCGCGAACCTCACTATGAGGTTTGGCGGTGTGACCGCTGTGAGCGATTTTTCCATGGCTATCCAGGAAAACCGGATAGTCGGTCTTATCGGACCTAACGGCGCGGGGAAGACCACCTCCTTCAACATGATAACGGGTTACTATCGGCCTACCGAGGGCTCGGTCTCTTTTCTAGGTCAGGATATCACCGGCCTCGCTCCTCACAAGGTATGTCGTATGGGGGTAGCCCGGACTTTCCAGAACATAAGGCTTTTCAAAAACGAGACGGTACTGGAAAACGTTATGATAGGGGCTCATATAAGGCAAAAGAGCCATTGGTGGCAGGCTCCTTTAAACCTACCGTCCTTCAACAAAGAGGAGCGGGAGGTAAGGGATAAGGCAATGGAGCTTCTGGAGAGAGTAGACCTTCACACCGTGGCCAACGAGAGATCCGAGTCCCTTCCCTACGGGCAGCAGAGACGGCTTGAGATAGCCAGGGCTCTGGCGACGGAGCCCAGGTTTCTCCTCCTCGACGAACCTGCTGCTGGCATGAACCCCGAGGAGTCCCACGTGCTTATGACCTTCATAAGAAGGCTCAGAGACGAGTTTAACCTGACTATCCTTCTCATAGAGCACGACATGAAGGTCGTCATGGGGGTCTGCGAGCACATATGGGTTCTGGACTACGGCAAGCTCATAGCTCAGGGTAACCCGAAGGAAATCCAGGGGGATCCCAGGGTTATCGAGGCCTATCTGGGAGAGGAGTATCTGGCCGATGCTTAA
- a CDS encoding branched-chain amino acid ABC transporter permease, which produces MMEANKTRNLFLSLIALTAIGVFLWWVPGNLDGYKIQILNLIAIYSILGLSLNLIYGITGMFSLGTAGFMCIGAYVSSLLILPEVQKDMIFILEPLNPVLYSAHAPFVVAVLAGGLVAALAGLLIGIPVLRLGGDYLGIATLGFAEIIRVVANNIPTITNGALGLKGIPPYANLWWNYGWMFFTLYVMYRLVNSNFGNALKAIRDDELAAKAMGIDTFRYRVISFTVGAFFAGIGGALMASLLTTIDPKMFMVIMTYNVLMVVVAGGLGSLAGSVIGATIVTILLEWLRIVENPISIGSLHIPGIPGMRMVIFAISLILIIIYRPDGVMGNREFSWNGLLGNRKGGKSNG; this is translated from the coding sequence ATGATGGAAGCCAATAAAACTAGAAATCTATTTCTGTCACTGATCGCTTTGACGGCGATAGGGGTATTTTTATGGTGGGTCCCAGGTAACCTGGACGGCTATAAGATACAGATACTCAACCTAATAGCCATATACTCTATACTGGGGCTCAGCCTTAACCTGATATACGGTATAACCGGCATGTTCTCCCTGGGCACCGCGGGATTCATGTGCATTGGGGCCTACGTCTCCTCCCTCCTGATACTGCCGGAGGTGCAAAAGGACATGATCTTCATTCTCGAGCCTCTCAATCCGGTGCTCTACTCCGCCCACGCTCCTTTCGTGGTCGCCGTACTTGCCGGTGGGCTTGTGGCCGCTCTTGCGGGATTGCTGATAGGGATCCCGGTCCTCAGGCTCGGAGGGGATTATCTCGGAATCGCCACCTTAGGTTTTGCGGAGATAATCAGGGTCGTGGCCAACAACATCCCCACCATAACCAACGGTGCTCTGGGCCTTAAGGGGATACCCCCCTACGCCAACCTTTGGTGGAACTACGGTTGGATGTTCTTCACCCTCTACGTAATGTATCGATTGGTCAACAGCAACTTCGGAAACGCCCTTAAGGCCATAAGGGACGACGAGCTGGCGGCCAAGGCGATGGGGATAGACACTTTCCGCTATAGGGTTATATCCTTCACCGTAGGGGCTTTCTTCGCCGGAATAGGAGGGGCCCTCATGGCGAGCCTGTTGACAACCATAGATCCTAAGATGTTTATGGTCATAATGACCTACAACGTCCTTATGGTGGTAGTAGCCGGTGGCCTTGGTTCACTTGCGGGCAGCGTAATAGGGGCTACTATCGTAACCATACTTCTGGAGTGGCTGAGAATAGTGGAGAACCCTATATCCATAGGATCGCTGCACATTCCCGGCATTCCCGGCATGAGGATGGTTATCTTCGCCATCTCCCTGATACTTATCATCATCTATCGTCCTGACGGAGTCATGGGTAACAGGGAGTTCAGCTGGAACGGCCTTCTAGGGAATCGGAAGGGAGGAAAATCCAATGGCTGA
- a CDS encoding branched-chain amino acid ABC transporter permease, with protein MTVQMFVQHFFNALTLGSLYALVAIGYTMVYGILRLINFAHGDIFMLGAYFIFFSGTLFNLPWAVGAVLSIALCALCGVMVDKIAYKPLRDAPRISALISSIGMSFLIQNLAIVIFSGIPRPVVRPDFFVKIIIVKGVRILPLAIIVPITCFVLVLGLLFVVYKTKPGLAMRAISKDIETTRLMGVSVNKIIALTFGLGSALAAASGIMWALRYPQIQPLMGFMPGIKAFIAAVVGGIGSIHGAVIGGLILGFVEIMTVAFFPDLSGFKDAFAFILLIVILLAKPTGLMGEKIEEKI; from the coding sequence ATGACGGTTCAGATGTTCGTGCAGCACTTTTTCAACGCCCTGACACTGGGAAGTCTCTACGCCCTGGTGGCTATAGGTTACACCATGGTCTACGGGATACTGAGGCTGATTAACTTCGCCCACGGCGATATATTCATGCTTGGGGCTTACTTTATATTTTTTTCCGGCACCTTATTTAACCTTCCCTGGGCGGTGGGGGCGGTGTTATCCATAGCCCTGTGCGCCCTCTGCGGTGTCATGGTCGATAAAATCGCCTACAAGCCCCTCAGGGATGCCCCGAGGATATCGGCACTTATAAGCTCTATCGGTATGTCTTTCCTGATCCAGAACCTGGCGATAGTCATTTTCTCAGGCATACCTAGACCGGTGGTGAGGCCCGACTTTTTCGTCAAGATAATTATCGTAAAGGGAGTCAGAATACTCCCTCTGGCCATTATCGTGCCTATCACCTGCTTTGTCCTGGTTTTAGGGCTTCTGTTTGTCGTCTACAAGACCAAGCCCGGCCTGGCTATGAGGGCCATATCCAAAGACATAGAGACCACCAGGCTCATGGGGGTCTCGGTAAACAAGATAATTGCCCTAACCTTCGGCCTTGGGTCCGCCCTAGCGGCGGCTTCAGGTATTATGTGGGCTCTTCGTTACCCCCAGATCCAGCCTCTTATGGGTTTTATGCCCGGTATAAAGGCGTTCATTGCGGCAGTAGTCGGAGGGATCGGGTCGATCCACGGTGCGGTCATAGGAGGGCTAATACTGGGATTTGTGGAGATCATGACTGTGGCTTTCTTCCCCGACCTGTCGGGTTTTAAGGACGCCTTTGCCTTTATACTTCTTATAGTTATCCTTCTGGCCAAGCCAACCGGTCTCATGGGGGAGAAGATAGAGGAGAAGATATGA
- the pgsA gene encoding CDP-diacylglycerol--glycerol-3-phosphate 3-phosphatidyltransferase: MPSALNVPNMLSLSRIFLAPLVVFLLTVRIDFDIPYMVNLGLNITYGDVLAGVVFIIAALTDTADGYIARKKGMVTNFGKFIDPLSDKVLVVAALISLVELGRLPAWMVVVIVSRDFVVSGLRMVAAVEGVVIPASWSGKAKTVIQIIAITMMIFKMPFALPAMWIALALTVWSGAVYLTGGWDLIVDSD; this comes from the coding sequence ATGCCGTCCGCACTGAATGTCCCTAATATGCTTAGCCTGTCCCGGATTTTTCTGGCTCCTTTGGTAGTCTTTCTCCTCACAGTGAGGATAGATTTTGATATCCCTTACATGGTCAACCTGGGGCTGAATATAACCTACGGAGACGTATTGGCTGGGGTGGTGTTTATAATTGCCGCCTTGACCGATACCGCCGACGGATATATCGCCAGGAAGAAGGGAATGGTGACCAACTTCGGCAAGTTCATAGACCCGCTGTCGGACAAGGTGCTCGTGGTTGCTGCCTTGATTTCCCTGGTGGAGCTAGGAAGACTTCCTGCCTGGATGGTGGTGGTAATCGTCTCAAGAGACTTCGTCGTCAGTGGCCTCAGGATGGTTGCGGCGGTGGAAGGGGTGGTCATTCCGGCGTCCTGGAGCGGAAAGGCCAAGACGGTGATTCAGATAATAGCCATAACCATGATGATATTCAAAATGCCCTTTGCCCTCCCTGCTATGTGGATCGCCCTGGCCCTCACAGTTTGGTCAGGTGCTGTCTATCTGACAGGCGGGTGGGATCTTATAGTTGATTCTGACTGA
- a CDS encoding J domain-containing protein has product MNGMTVRECYHILNLSPGAPWSEVKAAFRRCARQSHPDVARSSSRDFERISEAYMTLRDRFRSGEPFEEERTGEKGRKIDLSWVWDPFVKASSWVSRTVEDVSRKRKERKEERERARREEEARRARVLDDAISEAEESLEAILSRVDRPGSVSDRGRLLKRLESSLPEVRSLAIGRLLPSIGSSEVSSAIERCISRFGFDEDVIDGLATLKDPMGSLRYAMAGAPHFRSMTLGVARKYLKWIKSIPGGKSIYSGLPDPTSSQVAGVLMAQWPQDLPLPSDSRIDTFLYSKDEALLVPLLRQLYRRGCSDRLMLRIRAISEKSEDPAVKAWSRAIVCRSTVV; this is encoded by the coding sequence ATGAACGGAATGACCGTCAGAGAGTGTTATCATATACTGAACCTTTCCCCCGGAGCCCCCTGGTCCGAGGTCAAGGCCGCTTTCCGGCGTTGTGCCAGGCAGTCCCATCCCGACGTGGCGAGATCGAGCTCCAGGGATTTTGAGCGAATATCCGAGGCCTATATGACCCTCAGAGATAGGTTTCGATCGGGAGAGCCCTTCGAGGAAGAACGTACGGGCGAAAAAGGCAGAAAAATCGATCTGAGCTGGGTATGGGATCCTTTCGTAAAGGCGTCCTCCTGGGTCTCCAGGACCGTAGAGGATGTCTCAAGAAAACGAAAGGAGAGAAAAGAAGAGAGAGAGAGGGCCAGGAGGGAAGAGGAGGCCCGTAGGGCCAGGGTGTTGGACGACGCCATATCGGAGGCGGAGGAATCCCTTGAGGCCATCCTATCCAGAGTTGACCGTCCGGGATCGGTGTCCGATAGGGGTAGGCTCTTGAAGAGGCTTGAGAGTTCCCTGCCGGAGGTCCGTTCCCTGGCTATCGGTCGTCTGTTGCCCTCCATAGGATCGTCGGAGGTATCGTCGGCGATCGAGAGGTGTATATCCAGGTTTGGCTTTGACGAGGACGTCATAGACGGACTGGCTACCTTGAAAGATCCTATGGGATCACTCCGATACGCAATGGCCGGAGCCCCCCATTTTCGATCCATGACCTTGGGAGTTGCCCGGAAATACCTCAAATGGATCAAGTCGATTCCCGGTGGAAAGTCCATATACTCCGGTCTTCCCGACCCCACCTCAAGCCAGGTCGCCGGTGTCCTTATGGCCCAGTGGCCTCAGGATCTCCCTTTGCCATCTGATTCCAGAATAGACACTTTTTTGTATTCAAAAGACGAGGCCCTGCTGGTCCCACTTCTTCGTCAACTCTATCGAAGGGGATGTTCCGATCGTTTGATGTTACGAATTAGGGCTATTTCGGAAAAATCGGAAGATCCAGCGGTAAAAGCATGGTCCCGTGCTATTGTATGTCGGAGCACAGTAGTATAA
- a CDS encoding ABC transporter substrate-binding protein, whose amino-acid sequence MRKSRFLLSLLLVVFLAGSAFAAEEIRIGVYEPMTGQNAFGGQLTVEGIKLAHEQAPEVLGRPVKLFIVDNKSDKVEAANAVKRLIDRDKVVAIIGSYGSSLSMAGGEVAEVAGIPCITDSATNPLVTQGKKYYFRMCFIDPYQGAAAATYAYDSLESRKAALLLDVAQDYSVGLGNFFRKAFEKKGGTIIGNYKYQSGDQDFTAQITDAISKGADFLYIPSYFAEGAVIMKQARELGATFHIMGGDAMDNPDLVKIGGEAAEGFAYTSFPYAPEMPDMSKEAETFTRLWREKYAGTDMAEPNANSALGYDCYMFVIDAIKRANSADPEKITEAFASAKDWPGVTGLTTINETHDAEKPVGIKVIKDGVQVYTASVQPDM is encoded by the coding sequence TTGAGAAAATCAAGGTTTTTATTGTCGCTGTTGTTAGTCGTCTTTTTAGCGGGGTCCGCTTTTGCGGCGGAGGAGATCAGAATAGGCGTTTACGAGCCTATGACCGGTCAGAACGCCTTCGGCGGTCAGCTCACCGTCGAGGGAATAAAATTGGCCCATGAGCAGGCACCGGAGGTTTTAGGTCGTCCGGTAAAACTCTTCATAGTGGACAATAAGTCCGATAAGGTGGAGGCGGCGAACGCCGTAAAAAGGCTTATCGACAGGGACAAAGTCGTCGCCATAATAGGTAGCTATGGCTCATCCCTCTCCATGGCGGGAGGCGAGGTCGCTGAGGTAGCCGGAATCCCATGTATCACCGATTCTGCTACCAATCCCCTTGTCACCCAGGGCAAAAAGTATTACTTCCGTATGTGCTTTATAGACCCCTATCAGGGAGCCGCTGCGGCGACCTACGCCTACGATAGTCTTGAATCCCGGAAGGCCGCCCTCCTCCTCGACGTAGCCCAGGATTACTCCGTAGGTCTTGGAAACTTCTTCCGTAAGGCTTTCGAGAAAAAAGGTGGAACCATTATCGGCAACTACAAGTATCAGTCCGGCGACCAGGACTTCACCGCCCAGATCACCGATGCCATCAGCAAAGGGGCGGATTTTCTCTACATACCGTCTTACTTTGCTGAAGGTGCGGTAATCATGAAGCAGGCTCGTGAGCTGGGAGCCACCTTCCACATCATGGGTGGAGACGCCATGGACAATCCCGATCTTGTCAAGATCGGTGGAGAGGCTGCGGAGGGCTTCGCCTACACATCCTTCCCCTACGCCCCTGAGATGCCCGATATGTCCAAAGAGGCTGAGACCTTCACCAGGCTTTGGAGGGAGAAGTACGCCGGAACCGACATGGCCGAGCCCAACGCCAACTCTGCACTGGGATATGACTGCTATATGTTCGTCATCGACGCCATAAAGAGGGCCAACAGCGCCGATCCTGAGAAGATCACCGAGGCCTTCGCCTCAGCTAAGGATTGGCCGGGTGTCACCGGTCTCACCACCATAAACGAGACCCATGACGCCGAGAAGCCCGTCGGAATAAAGGTCATCAAGGACGGAGTCCAGGTCTACACCGCCTCCGTTCAGCCCGATATGTAG
- the rpsU gene encoding 30S ribosomal protein S21 encodes MTTVVRRDNESLEDALRRFKRDVSRTGVLREARQREHYEKPSEAKKRKKQELAKKKHR; translated from the coding sequence ATGACGACGGTTGTCAGACGCGACAACGAGTCCCTCGAGGACGCCCTCAGGCGATTCAAACGGGACGTCTCCAGAACGGGGGTCCTCCGGGAGGCTCGCCAGAGAGAGCACTACGAGAAGCCCAGTGAGGCCAAGAAGAGGAAGAAGCAGGAGCTTGCCAAGAAGAAACACCGGTAG
- a CDS encoding Hsp70 family protein: MSSPVVGIDLGTRYALASVWIDGEARLIPNRYGEFRTPSIICLDQKGWHVGEEARRRAFHPVFGCWSDVKRRLGTDWAPVADGRHRSAQEILVPLISTIREDCEAYLHSMVTDCVITVPAQFSFLERSAMARAARAGGFEDVRILNEPTAAAFACESTGRILVFDFGGGTVDVSVVERDGQTWQVLESLGDSSAGGVEIDRALALSMAERLGITLDQDDPLFRLLLFEAEQVKCALSFQGKLTWQVPIPLASSRSELSFSRSDVEILAAPWLKKAVNLGVTLWERHNPDCVIMVGGSSRIPLLKTLLAQEIPVPVRMGRSPDEAVAIGAAMYGVNGTDRLLLDVLSESLGIIAFDGTPVSILKKGHPLPARSNRAFKSVGGGDLSLSLFQGDPERSSRCRIVAKMDLRDMGLGERVDLDFRIDSGGLLKVHLSRESGESISIAPMELGVSSGDSLDGEDSEALKRRLKRIKPFLSIFQVERAEKLVGKVDMLADLEPHLYRDGLKVAARMMEAIEDEVGR; this comes from the coding sequence GTGAGCTCCCCGGTGGTAGGTATCGACCTAGGGACTCGCTATGCCCTGGCCTCGGTCTGGATCGACGGAGAGGCCAGGCTGATACCCAACCGATACGGAGAGTTTCGTACCCCCTCCATAATATGTCTCGATCAAAAGGGCTGGCACGTAGGGGAGGAAGCCAGAAGAAGGGCTTTTCATCCGGTGTTCGGATGTTGGTCCGACGTCAAAAGACGGCTAGGAACCGACTGGGCTCCTGTGGCCGACGGTCGTCATCGTTCCGCTCAGGAGATACTTGTCCCGTTGATATCCACCATAAGGGAGGACTGCGAAGCATATCTCCACTCTATGGTCACCGATTGCGTCATAACCGTTCCCGCCCAGTTCAGCTTTCTTGAGAGGTCCGCCATGGCTCGAGCGGCGAGAGCTGGAGGATTCGAGGACGTCAGGATTTTAAACGAGCCCACCGCCGCAGCCTTCGCCTGTGAGAGCACCGGGAGGATTTTGGTGTTCGATTTCGGAGGTGGCACCGTGGACGTCTCGGTGGTGGAGAGGGACGGCCAGACCTGGCAGGTCCTCGAGAGCCTAGGAGACTCGTCCGCCGGAGGAGTCGAGATAGATAGGGCCCTTGCCCTCTCTATGGCCGAAAGGCTGGGCATCACCTTGGATCAGGACGATCCTCTGTTCCGTCTACTGCTTTTTGAGGCGGAGCAGGTTAAGTGTGCCCTCTCCTTTCAGGGTAAACTGACATGGCAGGTTCCAATCCCTCTCGCTTCGTCTCGATCGGAGCTGTCTTTTTCAAGGTCCGACGTGGAGATATTGGCCGCCCCCTGGCTGAAAAAAGCGGTAAACCTGGGGGTGACTTTGTGGGAGCGACACAACCCGGACTGCGTCATAATGGTGGGAGGCAGCAGCAGGATACCTCTCCTGAAGACCTTACTTGCCCAGGAGATACCTGTTCCCGTCAGGATGGGCAGATCTCCTGACGAAGCTGTGGCCATCGGTGCGGCTATGTACGGCGTAAATGGGACCGATAGACTGCTCCTGGACGTACTCTCCGAGAGCCTAGGCATAATAGCCTTTGACGGAACTCCGGTTTCCATTCTGAAAAAAGGACATCCTCTTCCGGCCAGATCGAACAGGGCGTTCAAAAGCGTAGGCGGCGGAGATCTCTCGCTCTCTTTGTTCCAAGGTGATCCTGAGAGGTCGAGCCGCTGTCGCATCGTGGCCAAGATGGACCTTCGGGACATGGGGCTAGGGGAGAGGGTGGATCTCGATTTTAGGATAGACTCTGGAGGGCTCCTTAAGGTCCACCTCTCTAGAGAGTCCGGTGAGTCTATCTCCATAGCTCCTATGGAGCTTGGGGTTTCCTCCGGCGACAGCCTCGACGGAGAGGATTCTGAAGCCCTGAAAAGAAGGCTCAAAAGGATAAAGCCCTTTCTGTCGATTTTTCAGGTCGAAAGGGCGGAAAAGCTGGTCGGTAAAGTCGATATGCTGGCGGACCTGGAGCCCCATCTCTATCGGGACGGACTTAAGGTTGCCGCCAGGATGATGGAAGCCATAGAGGATGAGGTCGGAAGATGA
- a CDS encoding ABC transporter ATP-binding protein, whose product MLKVSDLDVHYGGIHAVKGVSIEVPKGKVVTLIGANGAGKSSTIRAISGLLKETSGDISLEGAKGNLLKKTPEEIVKSGVVMCPEGRRILPHLTVEENLHLGAYIRNDKEGIKSDIQWIYELFPRLKERSWQKGGTLSGGEQQMLAVGRALMSRPDVIMLDEPSLGLAPLLVKEVFDIIQEINSQGKTVLLVEQNAFAALKVADYAYVLEVGSVVLEGTGQELLRDPRVKEAYLGG is encoded by the coding sequence ATGCTTAAAGTCAGCGATCTAGACGTACATTACGGCGGTATACACGCCGTAAAAGGGGTCTCCATAGAGGTCCCTAAAGGCAAGGTGGTTACCCTGATAGGGGCGAACGGAGCGGGGAAAAGCAGCACCATCAGGGCTATATCAGGGCTTTTGAAGGAGACTTCCGGCGATATCTCCCTGGAGGGAGCTAAAGGCAACCTCCTCAAAAAGACCCCTGAGGAGATCGTCAAGTCGGGAGTCGTCATGTGTCCTGAGGGACGGAGAATTCTTCCTCACCTGACTGTGGAGGAGAACCTACACCTAGGGGCCTACATAAGGAACGATAAAGAGGGAATCAAAAGCGATATTCAATGGATCTACGAGCTATTCCCCAGGCTTAAAGAGCGTTCGTGGCAGAAAGGGGGAACCTTATCAGGCGGCGAACAGCAGATGCTGGCGGTCGGAAGGGCCCTGATGAGTCGACCGGACGTTATCATGCTCGACGAGCCCTCTCTGGGCCTAGCTCCCCTTCTGGTCAAAGAGGTTTTTGACATAATTCAGGAGATAAACTCCCAGGGCAAGACGGTGCTCCTTGTGGAGCAAAACGCCTTCGCCGCCCTTAAAGTCGCCGATTACGCCTACGTCCTTGAGGTCGGATCGGTGGTCCTCGAGGGAACGGGACAGGAGCTTTTAAGGGATCCTAGGGTAAAAGAAGCATATCTAGGCGGATAG
- the mtaB gene encoding tRNA (N(6)-L-threonylcarbamoyladenosine(37)-C(2))-methylthiotransferase MtaB has protein sequence MTQEVEIGRLKGKRVLVKALGCRTNLYEAEAIASAFESCGATLIDEGLWDVAVLLSCSVTAQADRKCRQMVRRFRRFNPEGLVVAVGCWAQGLSEGDREDLRLDLVVGNRKKDQVVPLVDGLLSQGSVHVVRENVMKDGHWESLSLDRPRLRTRAFLKVQDGCDHFCSYCIIPFLRGKPVSRPWEDLKEEILSVVDSGCPEVVLTGIHLGLYGRDGGPSLAELIERVGAIPGVLRIRLGSLEPFSIGDDLLASMRDVPQFCHHLHLPLQSGDDRILDAMRRGHTSSDYLRLLDRLRDALGEDVHISTDVLVGFPGEDDRAFKNTLQTLKDGAIGRVHGFPFSPREGTLAKSMADRPPRSVAEDRCREVIALGEELLEIYSKRWIGRELPVMLEERSDGYVTGYTPHFLKVKASGEGYTSSIVKVRIASLLDGDLKGEVLS, from the coding sequence ATGACTCAAGAGGTCGAAATAGGCCGTCTCAAGGGCAAGCGCGTTCTCGTCAAGGCCCTTGGATGCCGCACCAATCTGTATGAGGCCGAAGCTATTGCCTCGGCGTTTGAATCCTGTGGCGCTACTTTGATCGATGAAGGTCTCTGGGACGTGGCGGTGCTCCTTTCCTGTTCCGTTACCGCCCAGGCGGACAGAAAGTGTCGGCAGATGGTTCGTCGGTTCAGACGGTTTAACCCCGAGGGCTTGGTGGTCGCAGTAGGGTGTTGGGCTCAAGGTCTCTCCGAGGGAGACCGAGAGGACCTAAGGCTAGACCTGGTGGTCGGCAACAGAAAAAAGGATCAAGTGGTCCCCCTTGTCGATGGGCTGTTGTCCCAGGGGTCCGTTCACGTCGTCAGGGAGAACGTCATGAAAGACGGTCACTGGGAGTCTCTCTCCCTGGACAGGCCCAGGCTGAGGACCAGGGCTTTTCTCAAGGTCCAGGACGGTTGCGATCATTTTTGCTCTTACTGCATAATACCTTTCCTTAGGGGTAAGCCAGTTAGCCGCCCCTGGGAGGACCTTAAAGAGGAGATCCTCTCGGTGGTCGATTCAGGCTGTCCCGAGGTGGTCCTTACGGGAATCCATCTGGGCCTCTACGGCAGAGACGGAGGTCCATCTTTAGCGGAGCTTATAGAGAGGGTTGGGGCCATTCCAGGGGTGTTGAGGATAAGGCTCGGCTCTTTAGAGCCCTTCTCCATAGGCGATGACCTGCTCGCCTCCATGAGGGACGTACCTCAGTTCTGCCACCACCTCCACCTTCCCCTTCAAAGCGGCGATGACAGGATACTGGACGCCATGAGACGAGGTCACACTTCCTCGGACTATCTGAGGCTTTTGGACCGGTTGAGGGACGCCCTAGGGGAGGACGTCCACATCTCCACCGACGTGCTTGTAGGCTTTCCCGGCGAGGACGACAGGGCCTTTAAAAACACCTTACAGACGCTAAAGGATGGGGCTATCGGCAGGGTTCACGGCTTTCCCTTTTCTCCTAGAGAGGGGACCTTGGCTAAGTCTATGGCGGACAGGCCACCTCGTTCGGTCGCAGAGGACCGGTGTAGAGAGGTTATTGCTCTCGGCGAGGAACTTCTTGAAATCTACTCTAAAAGGTGGATTGGCAGAGAGCTTCCTGTTATGCTGGAGGAGCGGTCGGATGGGTACGTGACCGGATATACCCCCCACTTTCTCAAGGTAAAGGCCTCAGGGGAGGGGTATACGTCGTCTATAGTCAAAGTCAGGATAGCCTCTCTCCTGGACGGTGACCTCAAGGGAGAGGTGCTGTCGTGA